Proteins from a single region of Anthonomus grandis grandis chromosome 10, icAntGran1.3, whole genome shotgun sequence:
- the LOC126741492 gene encoding uncharacterized protein LOC126741492 yields the protein MHRIKIKNPKGLTQNELEAVAQVLCDTDSEEEIGGEGDISDENKDIEEDKHNSNSEQEISEQEEQDKVEDDQSSGSEDVPLSVLVANREGQYVGKDKTTIWYKSYPMCKSTKPKSKNIIKILPGPKQCARDITDEMSAFSKIVDDEMIEHIIQYTNRKFQKFGQILIEKETQRTLQKRKCLILLGYCFYLYVRSKITPIFWNYGRKTEPDQKYFKLA from the exons AT gcatcgaataaagataaaaaatccgAAAGGCTTAACCCAAAATGAATTGGAAGCTGTGGCCCAGGTTCTATGTGATACGGATTCCGAAGAAGAAATTGGCGGGGAAGGTGACATATCTGATGAAAATAAAGATATAGAGGAAGACAAACACAATTCAAACTCCGAACAAGAAATAAGTGAGCAAGAAGAACAAGATAAAGTGGAAGATGATCAAAGTTCAGGCTCCGAAGATGTTCCTCTCTCCGTGTTAGTGGCCAATAGAGAAGGTCAGTATGTTGGCAAGGATAAAACAACTATTTGGTATAAAAGTTACCCTATGTGTAAATCTACTAAACccaaaagcaaaaatataataaaaatactaccaGGGCCAAAGCAATGCGCCCGTGACATAACTGATGAGATGAGTGCTTTCTCAAAAATTGTTGATGATGAAATGATTGAACATATCATTCAGTATACTAATAGGAAATTTCAAAAGTTCGGGCAAATTTTAATCGAGAAAGAGACGCAAAGGACGTTACAAAAACGGAAATGCTTGATTTTATTGGGTTATTGTTTTTATCTGTATGTAAGAAGCAAAATCACAccaattttttggaattatggACGAAAGACGGAACCGGATCAGAAATATTTCAAGCTTGCATAA